One genomic region from Jiangella sp. DSM 45060 encodes:
- a CDS encoding NAD(P)/FAD-dependent oxidoreductase, with the protein MSYDVIVVGARVAGAATALLLARAGLRVLAVDRAAFPSDTVSSHQVQVPAAARLARWGVLDRLVAAGTPAAREVRFDSGRVVLAGRYPSVDGVDALYSPRRTLLDAVLVDAARTAGAEVRERFRLEELVWRDGVVTGIRGRGVRGPAVTETARLVIGADGKHSAVAAAAGARVRWSAPVRTFASYGYWSGVPLPSGELYHRDGHVVAAFPTGDGLSVVYAATPQARFAAARRDLTAHYLAVLDRCGDLGARVRSGALAERLRTTPDLPNVVRASCGPGWAGR; encoded by the coding sequence ATGAGCTACGACGTGATCGTGGTCGGCGCCCGGGTGGCCGGTGCGGCGACGGCCCTGCTGCTGGCCCGCGCCGGCCTGCGCGTGCTCGCCGTCGACCGCGCGGCGTTCCCGTCCGACACCGTCTCCTCCCATCAGGTGCAGGTGCCCGCGGCCGCGCGGCTGGCTCGTTGGGGCGTGCTCGATCGCCTGGTCGCCGCGGGCACGCCGGCCGCCCGTGAGGTCCGGTTCGACTCCGGCCGGGTGGTGCTGGCCGGCCGCTATCCATCCGTCGACGGCGTCGACGCGCTCTACAGCCCGCGGCGCACGCTGCTCGACGCCGTCCTGGTCGACGCGGCGCGGACGGCCGGCGCCGAGGTGCGGGAGCGGTTCCGGCTGGAGGAGCTGGTGTGGCGGGACGGCGTGGTGACGGGGATCCGTGGCCGGGGCGTGCGTGGCCCGGCCGTCACCGAGACGGCCCGCCTGGTGATCGGCGCGGACGGCAAGCACTCGGCCGTCGCTGCGGCCGCCGGCGCTCGAGTGCGGTGGAGTGCGCCGGTCCGGACGTTCGCCAGTTACGGCTACTGGTCGGGCGTGCCGCTGCCGTCGGGGGAGCTGTACCACCGCGACGGGCACGTGGTGGCCGCGTTCCCCACGGGCGACGGGCTGAGCGTGGTGTACGCGGCCACGCCGCAGGCGCGGTTCGCCGCCGCCCGGCGCGACCTGACCGCGCACTACCTCGCCGTCCTGGACCGCTGCGGCGACCTCGGCGCCCGGGTGCGGTCGGGCGCCCTGGCCGAACGGCTGCGCACCACGCCCGACCTGCCGAACGTCGTGCGCGCGTCGTGCGGCCCCGGCTGGGCTGGCCGGTGA
- a CDS encoding TetR/AcrR family transcriptional regulator yields the protein MVVSEQKPRRRLSKDAWADAALAAIAEGGLAAVAVEPLATRLHTTKGSFYWHFPTRDALLDAALARWEERTTTDVAAEIAALPDDPELRLRRLVTRVAGMAERDPVGPALLASAGHPRVAAVLDRVTRTRIDLIVLIFEDMGFPPAAATRRALLAYSAYLGHAELTHSTPEVLPTAPDERHAYLDDVLRALTAR from the coding sequence ATGGTTGTGTCCGAGCAGAAGCCCCGCCGCCGGCTCTCCAAGGACGCCTGGGCCGACGCGGCACTGGCGGCCATCGCCGAGGGCGGGCTGGCAGCCGTCGCGGTCGAGCCGCTCGCGACCCGCCTGCACACCACCAAGGGCAGCTTCTACTGGCACTTCCCGACCCGCGACGCGCTGCTCGACGCCGCGCTGGCCCGGTGGGAGGAGCGCACCACCACGGACGTCGCCGCCGAGATCGCGGCGCTCCCCGACGACCCCGAGCTGCGCCTGCGCCGGCTCGTCACCCGGGTGGCCGGCATGGCCGAGCGCGACCCCGTGGGTCCGGCGCTGCTGGCCTCGGCCGGACACCCGCGGGTCGCGGCGGTGCTGGACCGGGTGACGCGGACCCGCATCGACCTGATCGTCTTGATCTTCGAGGACATGGGCTTCCCGCCCGCCGCGGCCACCCGCCGCGCCCTGCTCGCCTACAGCGCGTACCTCGGCCACGCCGAGCTGACCCACTCGACGCCGGAGGTCCTGCCGACCGCGCCGGACGAGCGACATGCCTACCTCGACGACGTCCTGCGCGCACTCACCGCGCGCTGA